DNA from Lentilitoribacter sp. Alg239-R112:
CAACAGGCATCGTCACCTTTAATGGTGAACAATTTCATTCAGAACGAAGGTTGGGTCTTGTAGGAGATCACTATACTGACCCAGCGGTTTTAGCCCGACTGCCAGGGAATATGGCGATTGGCCACGTGCGATACTCTACAACAGGAGGCGAAGGGTTACGCAATATCCAACCGCTTTTTGCCGAATTGCACAATGGCGGCATTGCAATTGCACATAACGGCAATTTCACCAATGGTTTAACACTTCGCAATCAGCTAATTTCCAGCGGCGCTATTTGCCAATCTACATCGGACTCTGAAGTTGTTCTGCATCTGATAGCGCGCTCGTGGCACAAATCATCCGCAGATCGTTTTGCTGATGCCATATCCCATATTGAAGGCGGCTTTGCGATGCTTGCCCTCACCCGCACAAAACTGATCGCCGCGCGCGACCCTAACGGCATCCGCCCGCTTGTCATGGGTGATCTCGATGGTAAGCCAATATTTTGTTCAGAAACCTGCGCACTCGATATTATTGGCGCAAAGTTTGTGCGAGACGTTGAAAACGGCGAACTAATTATTTGCGAACGACAAGCGGATGGTTCAATTTCAATTGAAAGCCGCAAGTCTACCGTCAAACAGCCAGAGAAAATATGTTTGTTTGAATATGTCTATTTCGCCAGACCGGATTCGATCGTAGGTGGTCGTAATGTGTATGAAACACGTAAACGTTCAGGTATTAATTTGGCTCAAGAAGCGCCTGTTGAAGCTGATGTCGTAGTACCTGTACCAGATGGCGGCACACCTGCAGCCATTGGCTACGCGCAAGAAAGTGGTATCCCGTTTGAACTCGGGATCATTCGCAATCACTACGTTGGACGAACCTTTATCGAGCCGACCCAACAAATTCGCGCTCTTGGCGTAAAATTAAAGCATTCTGCCAACCCAGGTGTAGTCGCCGGCAAAAGAGTTGTCCTTATTGATGATTCTATTGTTCGCGGAACAACATCGATAAAAATTGTAGAAATGATGCGAGAGGCTGGCGCTCTTGAGGTTCATATCCGGGTCGCAAGTCCAGAAATCTACTATCCTGATTTCTATGGTATTGACACACCAGACCGAGATGGGTTGCTTGCTAATCAACATGAAACACTAGAAGAAATGCGTAAGCATATAGGCGCAGATTCACTGAAATTTATAAGTATTGATGGGCTTTACGATGCGGTTGGTGGTATAAAGCGAGATGCTAAATCACCACAATTTACCGATCACTATTTCACTGGTGATTATCCCACACGCCTTGCCGATCAAGAAAACGTTAGTCAACTGCGACGTGCAGCAATGCTCGCCTAGGTCAATTTAAATGAATGATAATCTTGAAAATAAAGTCGCACTTGTTACCGGTGCATCGCGCGGAATTGGCTTTGCAACTGCGGTAGAGTTAGCAAAAAATGGTGCTCACGTGATCGCGCTTGCCAGAACTGTAGGTGGCTTAGAAGAACTCGATGATGAAATTCAAAAGGTTGGTGGCAACGCGACTTTAATCCCTCACGACCTCATGGATCTTGATGGAATCGACAATATTGGTTCTGCACTGCAAGAACGTTTTGGTAAACTCGACATTCTCGTTGCAAATGCCGCAATGCTTGGCCCAATCACCCCTATTGGCCACATTGATGCCAAGATATTTGAAAAAGTTATGCATCTAAACGTTACAGCAACTTGGCGTTTAATCCGATCCATCGAACCTTTGTTAGCAAAATCTGACTCAGGCCGCGCCGCTATTATATCATCTGGTGTCGCACATTCCTGCAAGCCATTTTGGGGCGCATATTCAACATCAAAAGCGGCAGTAGAAGCTTTGGCGCGGGTTTGGGCTGCAGAAGTTGAAAAGCGCGGTATATGTGTCAATTCTGTTAATCCCGGCGCAACCCGCACAGCAATGCGTGCTCAAGCGATGCCTGGAGAAAATGCGGATACACTTCCCCTCGCAGAAGAAGTCGCTGCGAAAATTGTGCCCATCTTCGCACCTGGTGTAACCGTTACAGGTAAGCTTTTTGATGTAAGAAAAGAAAAGTTTCTTAACTACCAGCTACCAAGTTAAAATTGGCATTAGACCGTATCTCAACATAATAAAATATGAGCTATATTTGATTTGCACTTAGCATCTGCTTACCAAGTATATTCTTTTTCGATATATGATTTTTTATAATCATACTTGCATTTTATATATCGAATTGATATATGCCGATGAACAATATATCGGAAACAGCCAACCATGAATATTAGAACACTCTGCCTTGCAATTTTAAATTTCGGCCAAGCAACTGGTTATGAAATAAAAAAAATGTCGTCGGAAACGCACTATGCATATTTTGTTGATGCAAGTTATGGTTCGATATATCCAGCATTGAACAAGCTCGAAGCCGAAGGGTTTTTGACCTCACACGAAGAACGTGAACCGGGGAA
Protein-coding regions in this window:
- the purF gene encoding amidophosphoribosyltransferase: MTLADFSNAECSIDDAEADSLHEECGVFGILDHPDATTLTALGLHALQHRGQEATGIVTFNGEQFHSERRLGLVGDHYTDPAVLARLPGNMAIGHVRYSTTGGEGLRNIQPLFAELHNGGIAIAHNGNFTNGLTLRNQLISSGAICQSTSDSEVVLHLIARSWHKSSADRFADAISHIEGGFAMLALTRTKLIAARDPNGIRPLVMGDLDGKPIFCSETCALDIIGAKFVRDVENGELIICERQADGSISIESRKSTVKQPEKICLFEYVYFARPDSIVGGRNVYETRKRSGINLAQEAPVEADVVVPVPDGGTPAAIGYAQESGIPFELGIIRNHYVGRTFIEPTQQIRALGVKLKHSANPGVVAGKRVVLIDDSIVRGTTSIKIVEMMREAGALEVHIRVASPEIYYPDFYGIDTPDRDGLLANQHETLEEMRKHIGADSLKFISIDGLYDAVGGIKRDAKSPQFTDHYFTGDYPTRLADQENVSQLRRAAMLA
- a CDS encoding SDR family NAD(P)-dependent oxidoreductase yields the protein MNDNLENKVALVTGASRGIGFATAVELAKNGAHVIALARTVGGLEELDDEIQKVGGNATLIPHDLMDLDGIDNIGSALQERFGKLDILVANAAMLGPITPIGHIDAKIFEKVMHLNVTATWRLIRSIEPLLAKSDSGRAAIISSGVAHSCKPFWGAYSTSKAAVEALARVWAAEVEKRGICVNSVNPGATRTAMRAQAMPGENADTLPLAEEVAAKIVPIFAPGVTVTGKLFDVRKEKFLNYQLPS